Within the Dysgonomonadaceae bacterium PH5-43 genome, the region TCATAATAAAGGAAAACAACATCGATGAAATTATTAAGGTTTGCAGTGATGCTCTTGTGTATCTTCCAGAATATTCTACGTTTTACTTCTATAAAGCAACAGCTTATCTTTTGAAGTCGGATTATAATAATGCCTTAGAGACATACAAAAAAGGATTAGAATATATACCAGAAGATAATCCTAAGATGAGTTCTACTTTTTATGGACAAATGGGCGATATATATTTTAGCTTAGGTAAAAAGCAAGAGGCTTATAACAGTTTTGAAAAGTCTTTAGAATACAATCCAAACAATATACTTATATTAAACAATTATGCCTATTGGCTTTCGACGGAAAAGAGAGAGCTGGAAAAAGCGGCAAAGATGTCGTTGTTAACTATTACTGCAGAACCTGATAATTCTACTTACTTAGATACGTATGCTTGGATATTGTTTCAACAAGGCGAATACGCTTCGGCAAGAATGTATATCGAAAAAGCAATAGAAAAAGATATTACTCCAGGTTGGGTGCTTTTAGACCATTATGGAGATATATTGTATAAGTTAGGAGAGGTAGACTTCGCAGTCTCTCAATGGGAAAAAGCTATTACAGATATAGATTCGGAAAAAGAATCTGCTAATAAAAAACTACTTGAAAAGAAAATCAAAAAGAGAAAGTATTATGAGAAATAATAAAAACGCAACACTTATATTATTTGCATTATTGTTGTTTGTTGGAGGTTTATCAAGTTGTAAAAGTCCCAAACAATCTACTTCGTCCGCTATATCTTTAGAGTCGATGAATGCAGAAGATAGATTTAATAATATCTTAAAATCAAGTGTTAGTTACAATACCTTATCATCAAACTTAAAGTTTACATTAAAAGCATCTGGAGGTAGAAGTATATCATTAAACGCACAACTTAAGATAGTGAAAGACGAGCTGATACAAATATCTTTACTTATGCCGGTATTTAATTCGGAAGCAGCAAGAATTGTGATTACTCCCGACGAAGTTATATTCTTTAATCGTATGCAGAAACAATACGTACAAGAATCAACAAACACTCTTAAGTCGAAAATGAAATTAGATTCTAATGCTTCAATATTAGAAGTATTGTTTACGAGTTTCGATTATTACAGCTTAGAAGCTTTACTTACTAACCAGTTGTTTATTGCTGGTAATAAAAAACTAAGCTCTAAAGACTGGAAGAAACTAACATATTCAGAAAACGATTACTTAGTTAAATTCACCAATGTTGATAAAGTAAATACAAAGTATCATTTTACGAGCGATTATACTGATAGAATACAAGAAACTCTTATAGTTATTAATGATAACGCTCAATTAGTTTGTAAATATTCTGATTGGAAAACTATAACCAACGACGAAAACTTTCCTACAACTATGAAGTTCTTGCTAAACGCATCAGGGTCTAATACTAATGTTGATTTAGATTTTAAGTCGGTAAACCTTAATACCAAGTTTGTGGTAGATAATAAAATCCCCAATAAATATAAACGTGTGAGTTTACAGGGTGCCTTAGGTGCTGTAAGGCAATTGTTGTAACTATATATGCAAGTGTGATGAAAACTCAATTTACTATTTCTATATTATTTTTGTTTGTATTGTCTGTATCTGCCGATTCGGTTAAAATGAAAGAACTTCAGAAACAGAAAGACGATGTGAACAAAAGAATAGAATTTTTAGGGCAAGAGATAGGTCGAACAGATAAAAATATAAGTCAGGGATTAGACAATCTTACATTGTTGAATGAGAAAATAAAAACTACACGACAATTATTATATATTATCTCGGAAGAAACAAAAGAGCTAAATAATCAAATAAGCATTAGAGAAACTCACATAAAACAATTAGAGAAAGAGTTAAAAGGAAAGAAAGAAAACTATGCTATATCTATTAGGAAGATACATAAACATAAGCGTTCATACAATCAGTTCCTATTTATATTAGCTTCCGACGATTTTGCTCAGTCGTTAAGGCGTATTCTGTATCTTAAAGAATATTCTTCGTGGCAAAAAGTTCAAGCTGAAGAGATAATACAACAGCAAGAACTATTATATGCTGAAAAACAAGAATTAGAGAAAAATAAAAAAGAAAAAATAAAACTCGTAGTAGAACGACAAAACGAAGAGGCTAAACTTAAAAAAGAAGAAGAGTCTCAAAAACTTAGTGTGGCAAATCTTAGAAAAAACTCTAAAAGCCTTCAGGCAGAACTTGCTAAAAAGAAAAAAGAAGCCGTAGAACTCGAAAAGGCGATAGATAAAATTATTCAAGAAGAAATAGAAGCTTCACGCAAAAAGGCAGAAGCAAAGCCAGGAGAGCGTAAGTCGGCAACCCCCGACGGTTATGCAATGACTAAGGAAGAGCAAAGTTTAGCTGACGATTTTGCATCTAATAAGGGAAAGTTACCCTTCCCAATTAAAGGTCAATATAGTATTATAGGACGTTTTGGACAACAAAACTACGAGGCACTACATAATGTTGTGGGTCATAATCTGGTTTATGATAAGAATGGTATAGAAATAAAAACAACTAAAGGAAACAGTGCTAAGTCGGTATTCGATGGCGAAGTTACTCTTATATTTCATATACCAGGTTCACAAACTTCTGTAATTGTTCGACACGGTAATTATATTACCTTGTATTCTTATCTCGAAACTATTTTCGTTAAGAAAGGCGACAAAGTTAAAACAGGACAGGATATAGGTGAAATATATCACGATGTGAACAAAGGAACTGTATTGTATTTTGAAATAAGACAAGATAAAACAAAATTAAATCCTGAACATTGGTTATATAAATGATTAGTTGCTGCAAAGGTCTACTAAGTAAAAGAATAATATATTATGCAAACAAATAATTCGGCTCTTGTGCTTCTGTCGGGAGGACAAGACTCTACAACTTGCCTGTTTTGGGCTAAAAAACATTTCAAAGAAGTAAAGGCTTTATGTATAACTTACGGACAACGACATTCTATTGAGGTAGAGGTTGCCCGAAATATTGCT harbors:
- a CDS encoding hypothetical protein (product_source=Hypo-rule applied; cath_funfam=2.40.10.10; pfam=PF14125; superfamily=49348; transmembrane_helix_parts=Inside_1_6,TMhelix_7_24,Outside_25_295), with the translated sequence MRNNKNATLILFALLLFVGGLSSCKSPKQSTSSAISLESMNAEDRFNNILKSSVSYNTLSSNLKFTLKASGGRSISLNAQLKIVKDELIQISLLMPVFNSEAARIVITPDEVIFFNRMQKQYVQESTNTLKSKMKLDSNASILEVLFTSFDYYSLEALLTNQLFIAGNKKLSSKDWKKLTYSENDYLVKFTNVDKVNTKYHFTSDYTDRIQETLIVINDNAQLVCKYSDWKTITNDENFPTTMKFLLNASGSNTNVDLDFKSVNLNTKFVVDNKIPNKYKRVSLQGALGAVRQLL
- a CDS encoding septal ring factor EnvC (AmiA/AmiB activator) (product_source=COG4942; cath_funfam=2.60.120.200,2.70.70.10; cleavage_site_network=SignalP-noTM; cog=COG4942; ko=KO:K22719; pfam=PF01551; superfamily=51261,57997); this translates as MKTQFTISILFLFVLSVSADSVKMKELQKQKDDVNKRIEFLGQEIGRTDKNISQGLDNLTLLNEKIKTTRQLLYIISEETKELNNQISIRETHIKQLEKELKGKKENYAISIRKIHKHKRSYNQFLFILASDDFAQSLRRILYLKEYSSWQKVQAEEIIQQQELLYAEKQELEKNKKEKIKLVVERQNEEAKLKKEEESQKLSVANLRKNSKSLQAELAKKKKEAVELEKAIDKIIQEEIEASRKKAEAKPGERKSATPDGYAMTKEEQSLADDFASNKGKLPFPIKGQYSIIGRFGQQNYEALHNVVGHNLVYDKNGIEIKTTKGNSAKSVFDGEVTLIFHIPGSQTSVIVRHGNYITLYSYLETIFVKKGDKVKTGQDIGEIYHDVNKGTVLYFEIRQDKTKLNPEHWLYK